In Flavobacterium endoglycinae, one DNA window encodes the following:
- a CDS encoding type I polyketide synthase, whose amino-acid sequence MRQISENDIAIIGMAGRFPDAENLNEYWQNLKDGINSIKKTDLQGIAKLGISEDILNHKAFVNASSKLGSAKYFDADFFGISNHEASLMDPQIRLLLQTSWHAIEDSGYDVSRSDLSVGNFCGMSTNSYLLKLLHSNSYLEQVDPLLYRILNEKDFLATWISHKLNLTGPVMTVQTACSTSLLAVHLACQSLLNRECDMALAGGASFDSNENAGYIHAPESIYSRDGVCRPFDKEASGTVSGDGVGTIVLKRAVDAVKDQDHIYALIKGTAVNNDGSNKQSYTSPSINYQRDVILEASAVADVSLESVGMIEAHGTGTLIGDPIEVAALTEAFGRYSDKKQYCAIGSVKSNIGHLDAAAGIAAIIKSVLCVNKGFLVPSINFSEPNPALKLDSSPFYVNQNYQPWPQHFALRRAGVSSFGVGGTNVHVIIEQPPVQEKTEKTNRPFVISLSALNPHNLELQKKQLSEYISFNPDAKLADIEFTTLYGRKVMPYRFSLVCNDKTELQAQLDGSQKNSCYEGYGNTISENIFMFPGQGSQYSYMTSELYQHSIAFRNDMDDCFEHLQLLSGIDFKEIIFSETESLDKTENTQAALFVVEYCLSKELIRSGIKPNAIIGHSLGEFTAACIADCISLPDALKLVYHRGRIMGSMPKGDMLLVRATAEEIESILIADVTICAFNADENIVIGGTKEAIEYQIRILEFNTIEYKKLKVSHAYHTQMMNDVLQEFDTILADINFKNFDLKVFSTYTGDLIQADVFCSKEYWLQQIINPVKFSQAVRNAASYFSNPVFIEVGPGNGLSSFVKSIFNHEVNVVNLLSKQSETDNSFVNFYEAKAVLCAKGAIYHLPENHEGKRIALPGYVFSKNKFWKPKTAISIKNFEQIKDLHQHNNDQYANDRLRTSVEIDLAGNKVSEQVLSKLNDLNTQYVTDLKNLFSEDQKIIDRVEILYHELSRDVETNTAQNANPKRKVSAVFAAPETDTEETIIKYWSTILGYSPVGIEDNYFEAGGNSLLAVQLLNQLSDEFEITLSFRELSECATIKGLASFIESKKRTLELLDIVEIESENNNNYIEI is encoded by the coding sequence ATGAGACAAATTTCTGAAAATGATATAGCAATAATAGGAATGGCTGGACGCTTTCCTGATGCAGAAAATCTTAACGAATATTGGCAGAACCTAAAAGACGGTATCAACAGCATAAAGAAAACCGATCTGCAAGGAATTGCTAAACTAGGTATTTCTGAAGATATCCTAAATCATAAAGCCTTTGTAAATGCCAGTTCTAAGCTGGGAAGTGCAAAATATTTTGATGCTGATTTTTTCGGTATATCAAATCATGAAGCTTCGCTTATGGATCCACAGATTAGATTGTTGCTGCAAACAAGCTGGCATGCCATTGAAGATTCAGGCTACGATGTATCACGTTCAGATTTATCAGTGGGTAATTTCTGCGGAATGTCTACAAATTCTTATTTACTAAAACTGTTACATTCCAATTCCTATCTAGAACAGGTTGATCCTCTTTTGTACAGAATTTTAAATGAAAAAGACTTTCTAGCAACCTGGATTTCGCATAAACTAAACTTAACAGGACCTGTAATGACGGTTCAAACAGCTTGTTCAACCTCATTACTTGCTGTACATCTTGCATGTCAAAGTTTATTAAATAGAGAATGTGATATGGCGCTTGCCGGAGGAGCTTCGTTTGATTCAAACGAAAATGCAGGTTATATTCATGCTCCAGAATCTATTTACTCTAGAGATGGAGTCTGTCGTCCTTTTGACAAAGAGGCAAGCGGAACAGTAAGTGGAGACGGTGTTGGGACTATTGTATTGAAAAGAGCCGTTGATGCAGTTAAAGATCAGGATCATATTTACGCTTTAATAAAAGGAACTGCTGTAAACAATGATGGTTCAAATAAACAAAGTTATACATCGCCAAGTATTAATTATCAGAGAGATGTAATTCTTGAAGCTTCTGCAGTAGCCGATGTTAGTCTAGAATCGGTAGGTATGATCGAAGCACACGGTACAGGAACTTTAATTGGTGATCCTATTGAGGTAGCAGCACTAACAGAAGCATTTGGAAGATATTCTGATAAGAAACAATATTGTGCGATTGGTTCAGTAAAAAGTAATATAGGTCATCTCGATGCAGCAGCAGGAATTGCAGCCATTATAAAATCGGTATTATGTGTTAATAAAGGTTTTTTGGTTCCAAGTATTAATTTTTCCGAACCCAATCCAGCATTAAAATTAGATTCTTCACCTTTTTATGTCAATCAAAATTACCAGCCATGGCCGCAGCATTTTGCATTAAGAAGAGCAGGAGTAAGTTCGTTTGGAGTAGGAGGAACTAATGTTCATGTTATCATAGAACAGCCGCCGGTACAAGAAAAAACAGAAAAGACAAACCGTCCGTTTGTAATTTCATTGTCAGCTTTAAACCCGCATAATCTTGAGCTTCAAAAAAAGCAGCTTTCAGAATATATCAGTTTTAATCCAGATGCAAAATTGGCAGATATAGAATTTACCACTTTGTATGGAAGAAAAGTAATGCCGTATCGTTTTAGTCTGGTTTGTAATGATAAAACCGAATTACAGGCTCAATTAGACGGTAGTCAAAAAAACAGTTGCTACGAAGGATACGGAAACACTATATCAGAAAACATATTTATGTTTCCAGGGCAGGGCAGCCAGTATAGTTACATGACATCAGAATTGTATCAGCACAGCATAGCTTTCAGAAATGATATGGATGATTGTTTCGAACATCTGCAGTTATTATCTGGTATTGATTTTAAAGAAATAATTTTTTCAGAAACTGAGTCATTAGATAAAACCGAAAATACACAGGCTGCTTTATTCGTTGTCGAATACTGTTTATCTAAAGAACTGATACGATCAGGAATTAAACCAAACGCTATTATTGGACATAGTTTGGGTGAATTTACAGCGGCCTGCATTGCCGATTGTATTTCGCTGCCAGATGCCTTAAAACTGGTTTACCACCGAGGCAGAATAATGGGCAGCATGCCAAAAGGCGATATGCTTTTGGTGCGTGCCACAGCTGAAGAAATTGAGTCAATATTAATTGCTGATGTCACTATCTGCGCATTTAATGCTGATGAAAATATTGTAATTGGAGGAACAAAAGAAGCGATTGAATATCAAATTAGAATTTTAGAATTCAATACTATAGAATATAAAAAATTAAAAGTATCGCACGCTTATCATACACAAATGATGAACGATGTATTGCAGGAATTTGATACCATACTAGCTGATATAAATTTTAAAAATTTTGACCTAAAAGTGTTCTCAACTTATACAGGAGATTTGATACAAGCCGATGTTTTTTGTTCTAAGGAATATTGGTTACAACAGATAATCAATCCTGTTAAATTTTCTCAGGCGGTAAGAAATGCAGCCTCTTATTTTTCGAATCCGGTTTTTATTGAAGTTGGCCCAGGAAATGGATTGTCATCCTTTGTAAAATCTATTTTCAATCACGAGGTAAACGTAGTAAATCTGCTTTCTAAACAATCTGAAACGGATAATTCTTTTGTCAATTTTTATGAAGCCAAAGCGGTATTGTGTGCAAAAGGAGCAATATACCATTTACCTGAAAATCACGAAGGAAAACGAATTGCACTGCCTGGATATGTTTTTTCAAAAAACAAGTTTTGGAAACCAAAAACGGCAATAAGCATTAAGAATTTTGAACAAATAAAAGATTTACATCAGCATAACAATGATCAATATGCAAATGACCGATTAAGAACATCAGTTGAAATTGATCTTGCGGGTAATAAAGTTTCAGAACAGGTATTGAGCAAGCTGAATGATTTAAATACACAGTATGTAACTGATCTTAAAAATCTTTTTTCAGAAGACCAAAAAATCATTGACCGAGTTGAAATTTTATACCATGAACTTTCACGTGATGTTGAAACAAATACAGCTCAAAATGCAAATCCAAAAAGAAAGGTTAGTGCTGTTTTTGCTGCACCTGAAACCGATACTGAAGAAACTATAATAAAATATTGGAGCACCATTCTAGGATATTCTCCAGTAGGAATTGAAGATAACTATTTTGAAGCAGGCGGAAATTCTTTATTGGCTGTACAGCTTTTAAATCAATTATCGGATGAATTTGAAATCACATTGTCATTTAGAGAATTATCAGAATGTGCTACCATAAAAGGACTTGCATCATTCATCGAATCAAAGAAAAGGACTCTTGAATTACTCGATATTGTTGAAATAGAGAGCGAGAATAACAATAATTATATTGAGATATGA